In Edaphobacter paludis, a single window of DNA contains:
- a CDS encoding D-alanine--D-alanine ligase has protein sequence MKKKQRIGILFGGRSGEHEISLLSAASILKAIDKKKYEVVPIGITKQGHWVGSDEAQALLTGNGSQPEPLQLSAGSDLVHQSNNLTQTVDVVFPVLHGTFGEDGTIQGLFELADIAYVGSGVLGSAAGMDKDVMKKLFAAAGLPQTPYLALTRAEWKADPRRCTRQIEKALQYPVFVKPANLGSSVGISKVHDRSELAPAMDLAAGFDRKLVIEQGVGGPGVKPRELEVAVLGNDAPEASVVGEIVPDKEFYDYEAKYVSDASIPIIPAKLTAAESKQIRAMAIAAFRACDCAGLARVDFLMEPARKGKKAQIYLNEINTMPGFTSISMYPKLWGATGLPYKQLIDRLIALAVERHKEKLETSFSLK, from the coding sequence ATGAAGAAAAAACAACGCATTGGCATTCTCTTCGGCGGTCGCTCCGGCGAACACGAGATCTCCCTACTCTCCGCTGCCTCCATCCTGAAAGCGATCGACAAAAAGAAGTACGAAGTGGTTCCTATCGGGATCACCAAACAGGGCCATTGGGTCGGCTCCGACGAAGCGCAGGCTTTGCTGACCGGCAATGGAAGCCAGCCTGAACCGCTGCAGCTAAGTGCCGGTTCAGACCTCGTTCACCAGAGCAACAATCTTACGCAGACAGTCGATGTTGTCTTTCCCGTGCTGCATGGAACGTTTGGAGAGGATGGGACGATTCAGGGCCTCTTTGAGCTGGCCGACATTGCCTATGTTGGCTCGGGCGTTCTTGGGTCCGCCGCAGGCATGGACAAGGACGTGATGAAGAAGCTCTTTGCCGCCGCCGGACTGCCGCAGACGCCGTACCTCGCGCTGACCCGCGCCGAGTGGAAGGCTGACCCGAGGCGTTGCACGCGCCAGATCGAAAAAGCGCTGCAATATCCTGTGTTCGTGAAGCCCGCAAATCTCGGTTCGAGCGTCGGCATCTCCAAGGTGCATGACCGCTCCGAATTGGCCCCCGCGATGGATCTTGCCGCTGGCTTCGACCGCAAGCTGGTCATCGAGCAGGGAGTGGGCGGGCCGGGCGTGAAACCCCGAGAGCTTGAGGTGGCTGTGCTCGGCAATGATGCTCCCGAGGCTTCGGTGGTGGGAGAGATCGTTCCCGATAAAGAGTTCTACGACTATGAGGCGAAGTACGTCTCCGATGCCAGCATTCCGATCATTCCAGCCAAACTGACTGCGGCGGAATCGAAGCAGATCCGCGCCATGGCGATCGCCGCCTTTCGCGCCTGCGATTGCGCCGGGCTGGCCCGCGTGGATTTTTTGATGGAGCCGGCGCGCAAAGGGAAGAAGGCGCAAATCTATCTGAACGAGATCAATACGATGCCCGGCTTTACCAGCATCAGCATGTATCCCAAGCTGTGGGGTGCGACGGGGCTGCCGTACAAACAGCTCATCGACCGCCTGATTGCGCTGGCTGTGGAGCGGCATAAAGAAAAGCTGGAGACCAGCTTCAGCCTGAAATAG
- a CDS encoding aconitate hydratase has product MPTQSHPDSFKSKSTLKSGSTNYSIFRLQALADAGINLTRLPFSLRILLENLLRHEDGRTVTAEDIKFLANWDPKAEPSREIAYMPARVLMQDFTGVPAVVDLAAMRDAMRALGGDPERINPLQPAELVIDHSVQVDEFGTTLAYDLNAAMEFQRNRERYAFLKWGQTAFRNFSAVPPGMGICHQVNLEYLARVVFTTQPDADGTVSAYPDTLVGTDSHTTMINGLGVLGWGVGGIEAEAAMLGQPVSMLVPQVVGFKLIGKLKEGTTATDLVLTVTEQLRKLGVVGKFVEFYGSGVSELPLANRATIANMAPEYGATCGIFPVDAETLNYLRLTGRTEEQIALVESYYREQGLFHTPDAQEAEYSVTTSLDLDTVRPSVAGPKRPQDRVLLPEVGASFEQQLPSLLGPNANGGVNRQLVRWEGEGGHPSAYGDVNSHIGVPAPVVEAATVPVATLRKKDGETAVMDAPQVSIQGRFGIDPEKYLDHGSIVIAAITSCTNTSNPYVMIAAGLLAKKAVEKGLRTPPWVKTSLAPGSRVVTDYFVKSGLMPYLDALRFQVVGYGCTTCIGNSGPLPTDVSKTIEDHGLVAVSVLSGNRNFEGRISPEVRANYLMSPPLVVAYALAGHIKHNFDTEPIGKGKDDQPVYLRDIWPTQAEVAATVASSIDSEMFRHEYGTVTEGDQNWQHLKFPEGNTYGWEADSTYIRKAPYFDGMGAQPEPVKDIHGARVLAVLGDSVTTDHISPAGSIKKDGPAGKYLSEHGVKPADFNSYGSRRGNHEVMVRGTFANVRLRNRLAPGTEGGVTRFLPDDVPMSIYDASVKYAERGTPLAIIAGKEYGSGSSRDWAAKGPLLLGVRFVIAESYERIHRSNLVGMGILPLQFLPGQNAESLHLTGEEVYAIGDVAGQLKAMLDGKFADGKEITVFAESDLGKTIEFAATVRIDTPQEILYYQNGGILQYVLRQLASKSTASA; this is encoded by the coding sequence ATGCCGACCCAATCGCATCCTGATTCTTTCAAAAGCAAGTCCACTTTGAAGTCTGGTTCCACCAACTACAGTATCTTTCGCCTGCAGGCGCTTGCCGATGCGGGTATCAATCTGACGCGGCTTCCATTTTCGCTGCGCATCCTGCTCGAAAACTTGCTTCGTCACGAGGATGGCCGCACCGTCACCGCCGAAGACATCAAGTTTCTCGCCAATTGGGACCCCAAGGCCGAGCCTTCACGCGAGATCGCCTACATGCCTGCCCGCGTGCTGATGCAGGACTTCACCGGGGTTCCCGCCGTCGTCGATCTGGCTGCGATGCGCGATGCCATGCGCGCCCTGGGCGGCGATCCGGAGCGCATCAACCCGCTGCAACCTGCGGAACTGGTCATCGATCATTCAGTACAGGTGGATGAGTTCGGGACAACACTGGCCTACGATCTGAACGCGGCCATGGAGTTTCAGCGGAACCGCGAGCGGTATGCATTTCTGAAGTGGGGCCAGACGGCGTTCCGCAACTTCTCGGCGGTGCCCCCGGGGATGGGCATCTGTCATCAGGTGAACCTCGAGTATCTGGCCCGCGTGGTATTCACGACCCAGCCAGATGCCGATGGAACTGTCTCCGCGTATCCTGACACGCTGGTCGGGACCGACTCGCATACGACCATGATTAATGGTCTCGGCGTGCTGGGATGGGGCGTCGGCGGTATCGAGGCTGAGGCGGCCATGCTTGGACAGCCGGTTTCGATGCTGGTGCCCCAGGTGGTCGGCTTCAAACTGATAGGCAAGCTGAAGGAAGGGACCACCGCCACTGATCTGGTGTTGACCGTGACCGAGCAGCTTCGCAAGTTGGGCGTCGTGGGCAAGTTCGTCGAGTTCTATGGCTCGGGCGTCTCCGAACTGCCGCTGGCCAACCGCGCCACCATTGCGAATATGGCTCCTGAGTACGGAGCGACGTGCGGAATCTTCCCGGTTGACGCCGAGACGCTGAATTATCTGCGCCTGACGGGACGCACCGAGGAACAGATTGCGCTGGTCGAGAGTTACTATCGTGAGCAGGGCCTGTTCCACACGCCCGATGCGCAGGAGGCCGAGTATTCGGTGACCACCTCGCTCGATCTCGACACCGTGCGGCCAAGTGTGGCCGGACCGAAGCGCCCGCAGGACCGGGTGCTGCTGCCCGAAGTGGGAGCGTCGTTCGAGCAGCAGCTTCCCTCATTGCTGGGGCCCAATGCGAATGGCGGCGTGAACCGGCAACTCGTCCGCTGGGAGGGAGAAGGTGGCCATCCGAGCGCCTACGGCGACGTTAATAGCCACATCGGAGTTCCCGCGCCGGTTGTCGAAGCAGCCACGGTTCCGGTCGCCACACTTCGCAAGAAAGACGGGGAGACGGCTGTAATGGATGCGCCCCAGGTCTCGATCCAAGGCCGGTTCGGCATCGATCCAGAGAAGTATCTCGACCACGGCTCGATTGTGATTGCTGCGATCACGTCGTGCACCAATACGTCGAATCCTTACGTGATGATCGCCGCTGGTCTGCTGGCTAAAAAAGCCGTGGAGAAGGGGCTTCGGACGCCGCCATGGGTGAAGACTTCGCTGGCTCCGGGGTCTCGCGTCGTCACGGATTATTTTGTGAAGTCCGGGCTGATGCCTTATCTCGATGCGCTTCGTTTCCAGGTGGTCGGGTATGGATGCACCACCTGCATCGGCAACTCAGGGCCGCTGCCAACCGACGTCTCCAAGACCATTGAAGACCACGGTCTGGTTGCCGTCTCCGTTCTTTCGGGGAACCGGAACTTTGAGGGGCGCATCTCGCCCGAGGTCCGGGCCAATTATCTGATGAGTCCTCCGCTGGTGGTTGCGTATGCTCTCGCCGGGCATATCAAACACAACTTCGATACCGAGCCGATTGGTAAGGGCAAGGACGACCAACCGGTATATTTGCGGGACATCTGGCCAACTCAGGCCGAGGTCGCAGCCACGGTTGCCTCATCCATCGATTCGGAGATGTTTCGGCATGAGTATGGCACCGTCACCGAGGGCGACCAGAACTGGCAGCACCTGAAATTCCCAGAGGGCAACACCTATGGATGGGAGGCGGATTCGACCTACATCCGCAAGGCCCCCTACTTCGACGGCATGGGCGCGCAGCCGGAGCCGGTGAAGGACATCCATGGCGCGCGTGTGCTGGCGGTTCTGGGTGACAGCGTAACCACCGACCATATCTCTCCGGCTGGTTCGATCAAGAAAGATGGCCCGGCGGGAAAATATCTGAGCGAGCATGGCGTGAAGCCTGCGGACTTCAACAGCTACGGTTCGCGGCGCGGCAACCATGAGGTCATGGTGCGCGGTACCTTTGCCAACGTGCGGCTGCGCAACCGGCTCGCTCCAGGAACCGAGGGCGGCGTGACCCGGTTTCTGCCGGATGACGTCCCGATGTCGATCTATGATGCCTCGGTGAAGTACGCCGAGCGTGGCACGCCACTGGCCATCATCGCGGGCAAGGAGTACGGTTCCGGCTCATCGCGCGACTGGGCCGCCAAGGGGCCGCTGCTGCTGGGCGTTCGCTTCGTCATCGCGGAGAGCTATGAGCGCATTCACCGCTCGAACCTGGTTGGCATGGGCATTCTTCCGCTGCAATTCCTGCCCGGACAGAACGCCGAATCGCTGCACCTGACGGGCGAAGAGGTCTATGCCATTGGCGACGTTGCGGGACAACTGAAGGCCATGCTCGACGGCAAGTTCGCCGATGGCAAGGAGATCACTGTCTTCGCCGAATCGGACCTCGGCAAGACCATCGAGTTTGCCGCCACCGTGCGCATCGACACACCGCAGGAGATCCTCTACTACCAGAACGGTGGAATCCTGCAGTACGTTCTGCGGCAACTTGCCAGCAAGAGTACGGCATCGGCGTAA